The Sesamum indicum cultivar Zhongzhi No. 13 linkage group LG1, S_indicum_v1.0, whole genome shotgun sequence genome includes a window with the following:
- the LOC105165779 gene encoding protein SHOOT GRAVITROPISM 5 → MLSNVNPSPPTEPFSSSDNGTAGKRKRRPAGTPDPDAEVVSLSPKTLLESDRYVCEICNQGFQRDQNLQMHRRRHKVPWKLLKRETPIVRKRVFVCPEPSCLHHDPCHALGDLVGIKKHFRRKHSNQKQWVCEKCSKGYAVQSDYKAHLKTCGTRGHSCDCGRVFSRVESFIEHQDACSMGRLRSESHPLQPPPPCLSRTASSPSPSSDTNLSVAPWASAAAAALALPKPTEPIFLSTPAAVTTPRNNSRPPNLELQLLTKASTSAVDTKPDEDHSMQLQLSIGSSEINGEKTEAENANMSSINNASRCSPRESSTTSAAAAVSLKEQAQEQLRLAMAEKVYAEEARRQAKRQIELAEQEFANAKRIRQQAQAELEKAQALKEQATKQINSTMLQITCHSCRHKFQTQTAPQLFGETSTTSSRDNSSIGLSYISAALREWDVKNRNEN, encoded by the exons ATGTTAAGCAACGTTAATCCTTCTCCTCCGACGGAGCCCTTCTCTTCTTCTGATAATGGCACCGCCGGAAAACGGAAACGGCGCCCCGCCGGAACTCCAG ATCCAGATGCGGAAGTGGTGTCGCTCTCCCCGAAAACCCTTCTGGAATCGGATCGCTACGTGTGCGAGATCTGCAACCAGGGATTCCAGCGGGACCAAAACCTGCAGATGCACCGCCGACGGCACAAGGTGCCGTGGAAGCTGCTAAAGCGGGAAACCCCAATTGTGAGAAAGCGTGTTTTCGTCTGCCCGGAGCCCAGCTGCCTCCACCACGATCCTTGCCACGCCCTCGGCGATCTCGTCGGGATCAAGAAACATTTCCGGCGAAAACACAGCAACCAGAAGCAATGGGTCTGCGAGAAATGCTCCAAAGGGTACGCTGTTCAGTCGGACTACAAAGCCCATCTCAAAACCTGCGGGACTCGAGGGCACTCTTGCGATTGCGGCCGTGTCTTCTCcag GGTGGAGAGCTTCATTGAGCATCAAGATGCCTGCAGCATGGGGCGGCTCCGATCGGAATCCCACCCTCTACAGCCACCGCCGCCGTGCTTATCGCGGACTGCCTCCAGTCCCAGCCCGTCCAGTGACACCAATCTCAGCGTTGCTCCATGGGCCTCCGCGGCTGCCGCTGCCCTCGCTTTGCCGAAGCCAACAGAACCAATCTTCTTGAGCACTCCGGCGGCTGTCACCACCCCGAGGAATAACTCCCGGCCGCCCAATCTTGAACTCCAGCTCCTCACCAAAGCCAGCACCTCCGCCGTCGATACGAAACCCGACGAGGATCATTCGATGCAGCTGCAGCTCTCCATCGGCTCGTCGGAAATAAACGGAGAGAAAACCGAGGCCGAGAATGCAAACATGAGCTCCATAAACAACGCCAGCAGATGCTCCCCGAGGGAGAGCAGCACCACCAGCGCCGCCGCTGCGGTGAGCCTGAAAGAGCAAGCGCAGGAGCAGCTGAGACTAGCCATGGCGGAGAAAGTTTACGCGGAGGAGGCAAGACGGCAGGCGAAGCGGCAGATCGAGCTGGCGGAGCAGGAATTCGCCAACGCCAAAAGAATCCGGCAGCAGGCTCAGGCGGAGCTGGAGAAAGCTCAAGCGCTGAAAGAGCAGGCCACGAAGCAGATCAACTCCACCATGCTCCAAATCACCTGCCATTCTTGCAGGCACAAGTTCCAGACGCAGACTGCACCACAATTATTCGGAGAAACTTCGACGACTTCTTCCCGTGATAACTCATCCATCGGGCTGAGTTACATATCTGCTGCCCTGAGAGAATGGGATGTCAAGAATCGCAATGAAAATTAG